atttacatcaaatttaattagaatttattttaaattatttaaattggaCAAGAAATTCTTTTGCATATTTTCTTTCTCTGTGGTGGATTGAATTTCTTTTATTGTAAAGTTGGAGACGTCTTCCTAAGACGAGTAGTATTTAGACACCAATACTCCATCTAAACCAACCTCTAAATAacacaataaagtataaaaaatTTCTCGTAAAAACTCTAAAATTGCCTCGCCTCAAAATAAATGTTAACAATTTCTGATCTAATCTATTAATTCGATCCAAACTCACTTGATTGGAGGTCATATTGAAATGATCTGatatgaaaataatttataaaattgtaGATTAACTTAACAATTCCTATAAGTTGGAGAAATCTTCCAAAGTCGTGTAGTTAATTATATATGATTAGATGAATGGGGAAGAAATCTTGTAAGATGTCCTTCATGGTACCTTTTCTTCCACAAGGCCGGTGTCTAATTCGTTGAAACCTTCAGCTTAATCCTTAATTAATTAAGTGGTGATAGTGATAGCCGTGGAGCTACAGTGCTAAAGGTGACAAAGTAATGGTAATGATAGAGTGATAATTATGATCAatcatttttatatataataataattacattaaTCAAATTGTACTTAATTATattatgtaattattattatatttcattaatttttttatgtttctCATGAGtgtgtaattaatatatatatatatatattatgacaaAAAGataagataaaaaataaaataaaagaacagagAGTGAGAGAGAATTGCTGAGTTAAGACCGCCCCCGGATTGCATCGATCGGTTGGATTATTTAAGGTGGAAGAGCCGCCATAAAATATCCATTGAAATAAGCAGAGAAAATGAATATATAGGCTAGCACCATTGTTATTGGTTCAGAAAATGTAAGATTCTTCCCTGTATTTTTGCCAATCTTTTCTTTGAATCTCAAACCAAGTTTTATGCCTTTTCCTCTCTAACTAATTTTATCctctcttattttcttttttaatttatttaactttgataaattttaaatttcataattttaaaaataattttaataatataaattagaaCTCATTAATGTGTAACTTTTTTTAACTACATTCATTATAAAACAGCTTAATTAGTAGAATTTTTATgactataattaatttattaaaataaattaaaattattatgctttacgaaaaaattttatttttatcaaatttttgtattttatattatatatatataattgtttatatttaataataaaaaataaaaataccaatcattattaatttaaataataatttattaactatatggattttgaaaatattataagaaaatataacttttaatattttttttcccaTTAGCGACGAAGTTATACTAATCTTTAAATGATACATTAGCATTCTTGTGTATGTATACATATAAATTCATTGTAAAAAATTTTGTCGTTAAATATATGTTTATTTTCCCTTAAAGTGttactattttttattaatttaatattttttttcataaaagaaTTGCTTTATGAAAAtaaacataattaattttaaataacacACCAAATATGATAGTAactattaatttgattttttaaaaaataaattttattttgttatagCATCTATTTGAACTACAAAGTTTTTTTATGGCAAACCCTAAGAAGGTATGAAgactttaaataaatatattatttatgagaatttatttcttaaaatttgtaGAGTAACCCACATATATGTAAGTATAAGAAGCACTACATTATGATTTcaggaagtaaaaaaaaaaaaaaactacattaTTTTCCGTAATAATATCCCATTATTTGTAAAATCGAATTCTATCTCATGCAAACTGCAAAGCATAATGTATATATTCTTCAAAAGACAATGGAATTGCTCAACCCATGTGCCAACCTTCGAATGAAATTGGATGCTCCCACAACCGTCGAATTTCTCCGGAAATCtggtttattgtatattattatagCATGCAGGACAATCTTCAAAATTGTTTCTGGTACCGGAATCATATGGATGAACAGGCCCTTCAAGACCTTTCTTATCCGCTGTAATGTACAAGTCTTCTATCATTGGGCACGGCTGCTCCCACAAACTTTGGATTATTTCTCCAGATAATTCAGATGGCTTGCTATTCTCTTGTGTCATGACCTGGTATTCATCAAACCACAAAAGAGGATATTCAAATAAATCACTGCAGTAATTATAATATGAATAAACAGGCTCTTCATGCCAAATCTGGTTCGTGATTGCCTTATTATCCTCCACTATGTGTAAGCCCTCCAATGGAAATGGCTGTCCACAGTGACTCTGGAATTGGAGGTCTCCAGATAAATCAATATGCTCCTGTTCTATTGCCTGGTTCTCATAAGACAGCagaggaaaatagccaaacaagTCATTATAGGAAGGAAAAGGGTAAAGAGTTTCCCAATGATCCTCCATTATATGCAAGCCTTCCGTAGAAAATGATTGTCCATGTAAGGTTTCGAAGTTTTCAGAAACTGTAGATAGCACAACATTAGTACTTTGACCTAAAGCCTGGTTTTTATCAATTCCGTTGACAAGATTAGAACTTGATGAATTTGGGATCTCCTTAGAGCTTTCTGCGATCAACGCTTTTGGAACAGTCGAAATTGAGCCAGTACCTTCGGAGAGATGCTTCTTCATCTTTGGCTGCACTCCATAAGTACTTTGCACCCTCTCCAATTTAGTTGCAGATGCTGCATTCCGCAAGCGTCTTTTTAAATTGCAGTTCCAGTAATTTTTTATGTCATTGTCTGTTCTTCCAGGCAATCTGGCTGCAATTGCAGACCACCTAAAGAAAGAGGGAAAAAAACCGTAATTAGATCCTGTATATATGTAtatcatattttttttataaaataaaatcaaactaCATTCTTTATAATCTGCAAATGTATATATTAGTATATGTAACCAAAAGAAAATGCTAATGGTGTTATCTCGGTTGAaaccaaaataaaaattataattgagTATGCACATATTCATTTAGGAGCTTGTCTTGTACGCACTTATGCATTTTATTAAGTAATATTATCTTCAACAATGGTTAAATAGCAACATTTTCcaaaacaaatgaaattaaaGTACAAATTAGGCATAGTGATCCGATGTGCTTCTTCTTCTTGTAATCAAGATCAATCGATTGCCTTAAATAACCATCATGCAATTATATGGTTAGCTGCAAGATTCAACATATATACCTGTTCCCCAGCATTTCATGCAGCTTGTATATAGTGTCTTCTTCTTTCTTGCTGAAGTTCCCATGCTTTATATTTGGCCTGAGATAATTTATCCAGCGAAGTCTACAACTCTTCCCTGACCTTGGCAAACCTAAAAGAGTACAAGGGAACAAAAGGAAAGGCTTATTAATTAAATACAACACTACTGATTTACTTATAAAATCATCCAattcaattttcttttccttttgcatatagttatatatatgaattttctttctcaccagcagcttttGGCATCTCATTCCAGTTGCAAATGCCATGTCTGCTAATATAAGCTGTTAACTTTTGATCTTCCTCAGGACTCCATTTTCCTTTTTTCAAAGCCATTCTTTTTGCGAGATACTGAGCCAAAGTGATAGGCATATTATTATACACACACAAGTATGTGTTTAtgttcaaattttcaaaattctaATTGTTTTATATTCCAATAATTAATAAAGACAAGGCAAGGCAAGAAGGGTAAGCCAAAGAATAGTCATCTGACTACTGGAAaggctcaatttttttttaacctatttatattatatatgcaAGGATATAACATCATTGATTGTGTATATGATGCCAACAGATATCCTGTAAACTAGAGTCAAATATGATAATGGGTTAATTTCTTGAGACTCAAGCTCAACATTATACAGCCGTGTTGAACTCGTATTCTCTTTTTAGAATTCGAAAGGAAAAGATTTTGAGtttaaacttctcaaaattgtttAAATCAATGCCATTAATATAGTGAATTTTTTTATTCGTTAAAGCTCCATTTGTTTTACAAATAATATTTTCCTTATATATTTTCTAGCATTTGGAACATTCAGAAAAATTGATTGACGGAAAATATTTTCCTAATCAAAGAAAAAACTGagtcatttttttaaaaaaataactttcatttttgaaaagagaaagtcattttttattttttaaactctgatgattttattaaaatgtgaatacatatacatacatgaaataaa
The sequence above is a segment of the Hevea brasiliensis isolate MT/VB/25A 57/8 chromosome 11, ASM3005281v1, whole genome shotgun sequence genome. Coding sequences within it:
- the LOC131170470 gene encoding transcription factor MYB4-like codes for the protein MALKKGKWSPEEDQKLTAYISRHGICNWNEMPKAAGLPRSGKSCRLRWINYLRPNIKHGNFSKKEEDTIYKLHEMLGNRWSAIAARLPGRTDNDIKNYWNCNLKRRLRNAASATKLERVQSTYGVQPKMKKHLSEGTGSISTVPKALIAESSKEIPNSSSSNLVNGIDKNQALGQSTNVVLSTVSENFETLHGQSFSTEGLHIMEDHWETLYPFPSYNDLFGYFPLLSYENQAIEQEHIDLSGDLQNQIWHEEPVYSYYNYCSDLFEYPLLWFDEYQQPCPMIEDLYITADKKGLEGPVHPYDSGTRNNFEDCPACYNNIQ